In Streptomyces sp. NBC_00306, a single genomic region encodes these proteins:
- a CDS encoding DUF7144 family membrane protein produces the protein MAGFALPVCVVTALYRRAAAMAAMPDKARLGSDSSDKINGASLFAGAALMLSGPLSILMGASGIAQDTVFAISSHYAYRFDLTAWGVIHLAVGVALVIAGLGVVAGKSWGRGAGAAVAGISLITQFMFIPYYPAWAITVMTLDLLIVFALTRAHVETRGGH, from the coding sequence GTGGCTGGCTTCGCACTGCCGGTGTGCGTCGTTACCGCGCTGTACAGAAGGGCGGCAGCCATGGCGGCGATGCCTGACAAGGCACGACTCGGGTCTGACAGCAGCGACAAGATCAACGGTGCGTCCTTGTTCGCCGGAGCCGCACTGATGCTCAGCGGGCCGCTCAGCATTCTCATGGGTGCATCCGGCATCGCGCAGGACACCGTGTTCGCCATCTCATCCCACTACGCATACCGGTTCGACCTCACCGCTTGGGGCGTGATTCATCTGGCGGTCGGAGTGGCACTCGTCATCGCTGGCCTGGGCGTCGTGGCAGGCAAGAGTTGGGGTCGCGGGGCCGGCGCAGCGGTGGCAGGAATCAGCCTGATCACTCAGTTCATGTTCATTCCGTACTACCCGGCGTGGGCCATCACCGTGATGACACTCGACCTCTTGATCGTGTTTGCATTGACGAGGGCCCATGTCGAAACCAGAGGCGGTCACTGA
- a CDS encoding cytochrome c oxidase assembly protein, with the protein MSGHPAEQHHGGPAPQLDVLLPVTVILALGSLYLLLAALARHRNPVAGWSRRRTGWFLTGLGLLALAQLPPVAPFAHEDFRGHMLQHLLVGMYAPLALVLGAPVTLLLRTLPTDRARMLSGILRSRPLRVITHPALALVLSVGSLGALYFTPLYEAIDGQLIWHQVLHAHFLLSGCLFAWVIAGPDPAPARPGVPTRLVVLGIAIAAHAILAQMMYAGLYLGVRAPAEQIQGGAEIMYYGGDIGELLLAAALVATWRPTPRTKRQSHSAATR; encoded by the coding sequence ATGAGCGGCCATCCCGCGGAGCAACACCATGGCGGCCCGGCCCCTCAGCTGGACGTGTTGCTGCCGGTGACCGTGATCCTGGCGCTGGGCTCGCTGTATCTGCTCCTCGCGGCACTCGCCCGTCACCGCAACCCGGTAGCCGGGTGGAGCCGCCGGCGCACCGGCTGGTTCCTGACCGGCCTTGGTCTCCTCGCGCTGGCTCAGTTGCCGCCGGTGGCACCCTTCGCCCACGAAGACTTCCGCGGCCACATGCTCCAGCACCTGCTGGTCGGGATGTACGCTCCCCTCGCCCTCGTACTCGGGGCTCCGGTCACCCTCCTGCTGCGCACGCTGCCGACAGACCGGGCCCGGATGCTGTCCGGAATCCTGCGGAGCCGCCCGCTCCGGGTGATCACTCACCCCGCTCTGGCACTGGTGCTGAGCGTGGGATCACTCGGTGCCCTGTACTTCACACCCCTGTACGAGGCGATCGACGGGCAGTTGATCTGGCACCAGGTCCTCCACGCCCATTTCCTGCTCTCAGGTTGTCTGTTCGCGTGGGTCATCGCCGGTCCCGACCCCGCCCCTGCCCGGCCGGGCGTGCCCACCCGGCTGGTCGTCCTGGGCATCGCGATCGCCGCCCACGCCATCCTGGCGCAGATGATGTATGCAGGTCTCTACCTCGGCGTCCGCGCCCCTGCCGAGCAGATCCAAGGCGGCGCGGAGATCATGTACTACGGCGGAGATATCGGCGAACTCCTGCTGGCAGCCGCGCTCGTGGCTACCTGGCGCCCCACACCCCGCACCAAGCGGCAGTCCCACAGCGCCGCCACCCGGTGA
- a CDS encoding DUF2243 domain-containing protein, translating into MAVTSSSTHASAPPRSLQLPGVTLGVGLGGFADGIVLHQLLQWHHMLTSTNHDRIGVKYYPATTIDGLKMNTVWDGIFHVICWVAVLAGLALLYSRVTHHRRRVWTSPALWGWILVGWGLFNIVEGLVDHQILGIHHVYAGAQQAWWDAGFLLLGALFVAGGWAIQRRGRPFDPEGEDESSRSGPAAA; encoded by the coding sequence ATGGCCGTTACCAGCAGCAGTACACACGCGAGTGCTCCACCCAGGAGCCTCCAGCTGCCAGGAGTCACCCTGGGAGTGGGGCTCGGCGGGTTCGCCGACGGCATCGTGCTGCACCAACTTCTGCAGTGGCACCACATGCTCACCAGCACGAATCACGACCGGATCGGCGTGAAGTACTACCCCGCGACCACCATCGACGGCCTGAAGATGAACACGGTGTGGGACGGCATCTTCCACGTCATCTGCTGGGTCGCCGTCCTTGCGGGACTGGCCCTGCTGTACTCACGCGTGACCCACCACCGGCGTCGGGTCTGGACCTCGCCCGCCCTGTGGGGCTGGATCCTGGTCGGCTGGGGCTTGTTCAACATCGTCGAGGGTCTCGTCGACCATCAGATCCTCGGCATCCATCATGTCTACGCCGGAGCACAGCAGGCGTGGTGGGACGCGGGCTTCCTTCTCCTGGGCGCGTTGTTCGTCGCAGGGGGCTGGGCCATCCAGCGCCGCGGCCGGCCGTTCGACCCCGAGGGTGAAGACGAGTCGTCACGGTCCGGCCCGGCCGCTGCATGA
- a CDS encoding TetR/AcrR family transcriptional regulator, translating to MSQTGGYHHGDLRAACLRAARELLEEDGSAALSLRAVARRAGVSATAPYRHYADRDDLVSAVAAEGYRELAQHLAAAHPAPSTPDDLAAVAVVYVQFALEHPALFRAMFAEPCDPTSEERVAATAVITEYVQSLVRDAFPGADDSGALATTVWALVHGLAFLHLDGKLDTSTPEAVAAQVRASVYALFAASPALSQAVSAPVGR from the coding sequence GTGTCTCAAACCGGCGGATACCACCATGGGGATCTACGTGCAGCCTGCCTGAGGGCCGCGAGAGAGCTGCTGGAGGAGGACGGCAGCGCCGCGCTCTCCCTCCGCGCGGTCGCCCGACGGGCCGGCGTCTCGGCCACGGCCCCCTACCGGCACTACGCGGACCGCGACGACCTCGTGTCCGCCGTCGCCGCGGAGGGGTACCGCGAGCTCGCCCAGCACCTGGCCGCGGCTCACCCCGCGCCCTCCACACCCGACGACCTGGCCGCCGTCGCAGTCGTGTACGTGCAGTTCGCCCTAGAGCACCCCGCCCTGTTCCGGGCGATGTTCGCCGAGCCCTGCGATCCGACCAGCGAAGAACGCGTCGCCGCGACCGCCGTCATCACGGAGTACGTCCAGAGCCTCGTTCGCGACGCCTTCCCCGGCGCCGACGACTCAGGCGCCCTGGCGACGACGGTGTGGGCCCTCGTACACGGCCTCGCCTTCCTCCATCTCGACGGCAAGCTCGACACCTCCACTCCTGAGGCCGTCGCCGCGCAGGTCCGGGCCTCCGTATACGCACTGTTCGCCGCCTCTCCGGCGCTGTCGCAGGCGGTATCCGCGCCGGTCGGCAGGTGA
- a CDS encoding succinic semialdehyde dehydrogenase produces MVTDHASRPTTGRGLGLPASITPALLTQLTAQVAAAPNAARVTTNAPYTGVPLADFPVSTPEDVEVAFGRARIAQKSWAATPIAERKRIMLRYHDLVLARQNEVLDLMQAENGKTRRDAYLEVVDIGIVARYYARNAGKYLGPKRRRGAIPLLTHTTELRHPKGVVTVISPWNYPLSMAASDTIAALMAGNAVVQKPDTQTALTALWSMKLMYDAGLPADVWQMVIGRGSSIGGALMDNANYMMFTGSTATGRHIASDAGQRLIGASLELGGKNAMIVLDDADIGKAAEGAVNACFPSAGQLCVSIERLYVAESIRDTFVAAFVARTKKLKVGAAYDYSIDVGSLTTPSQLTTVTTHIADAVSKGATIIAGGKARPDLGPLFHEPTILTDVTPEMTLYDHETFGPVVSIYSYRDVDEAVALANASAYGLNASVWSGNGARGRAVAARIHAGTVNVNEAFAAAWGSIDAPMGGMGDSGLGRRHGADGILKYTEAQTVAHQRIQGFYPPARISPKTWATLLTGALKVMKRVGVR; encoded by the coding sequence ATGGTCACCGACCACGCCAGCCGCCCCACCACCGGCCGCGGCCTGGGCCTGCCCGCGTCCATCACCCCGGCCCTGCTCACGCAGCTGACCGCGCAGGTCGCAGCCGCGCCGAATGCCGCGCGGGTCACCACCAACGCCCCCTACACCGGCGTGCCCCTGGCCGACTTTCCTGTCTCCACCCCTGAGGACGTCGAGGTGGCGTTCGGGCGGGCCCGGATCGCGCAGAAGTCCTGGGCCGCCACGCCGATCGCGGAGCGCAAGCGGATCATGCTGCGCTACCACGATCTCGTCCTGGCACGGCAGAATGAGGTGCTGGACCTGATGCAGGCCGAGAACGGCAAGACCCGCCGCGACGCCTACCTCGAGGTCGTCGACATCGGCATCGTCGCCCGCTACTACGCCCGCAACGCCGGCAAGTACCTCGGCCCCAAGCGCCGCCGCGGCGCGATCCCGCTACTGACACACACGACCGAGCTGCGGCACCCCAAGGGCGTCGTCACCGTCATCTCGCCGTGGAACTACCCGCTCAGCATGGCCGCCAGCGACACCATCGCGGCCTTGATGGCCGGCAACGCCGTCGTGCAGAAGCCCGACACCCAGACCGCGCTCACCGCCCTGTGGTCGATGAAGCTCATGTACGACGCGGGCCTGCCGGCCGACGTCTGGCAGATGGTGATCGGCCGGGGCAGCTCCATCGGCGGCGCACTGATGGACAACGCCAACTACATGATGTTCACCGGCTCCACCGCCACCGGACGCCACATCGCGAGCGACGCCGGCCAGCGCCTCATCGGCGCCTCCCTCGAACTCGGCGGCAAAAACGCCATGATCGTCCTGGACGACGCGGACATCGGCAAGGCCGCCGAGGGCGCCGTCAACGCCTGCTTCCCCTCCGCCGGGCAGCTGTGCGTCTCCATCGAGCGTCTCTACGTGGCCGAGTCCATCCGCGACACGTTCGTCGCCGCGTTCGTCGCCCGCACCAAGAAGCTCAAGGTCGGCGCCGCCTACGACTACAGCATCGACGTCGGCAGCCTCACCACTCCGTCCCAGCTCACCACCGTCACGACCCACATCGCCGACGCCGTCTCCAAGGGCGCCACCATCATCGCCGGCGGCAAGGCACGCCCCGATCTGGGACCGCTGTTCCACGAGCCGACCATCCTCACCGACGTCACGCCCGAGATGACGCTGTACGACCACGAGACCTTCGGCCCCGTCGTCTCCATCTACTCCTACCGCGACGTCGACGAGGCGGTCGCGCTGGCCAACGCATCGGCATACGGCCTCAACGCCAGCGTGTGGTCGGGCAACGGCGCACGCGGCCGAGCTGTCGCCGCCCGAATACACGCGGGCACCGTCAACGTCAACGAGGCCTTCGCCGCGGCCTGGGGAAGCATCGACGCCCCCATGGGCGGAATGGGCGACTCAGGACTCGGCCGGCGTCACGGCGCCGACGGCATCCTCAAGTACACCGAAGCCCAGACCGTCGCCCACCAGCGCATCCAGGGGTTCTACCCGCCGGCCCGTATCTCCCCCAAGACCTGGGCCACCCTCCTGACCGGCGCGCTGAAGGTCATGAAACGGGTCGGAGTCCGCTGA
- a CDS encoding acetoacetate decarboxylase family protein: MSSTLKDTVRVDLGGREVTVPKGGLYDRYRMNPDLDEIARDPRVSSVDFFRQLPKIKADSPIGPTLTPNFYYAISTTRLTMIAPTRAIRSRLPEELSPLEITPGLGLVSVMFFRYDVADIDFYTEAAVGIAVRPARHGKFGFFDLVTGLKNEHLYSYVLSLPVNSDIAQVRGHDGYGFPKWVTELDVDIDDHRTTARVANDAGGVDLSLLANTPAQRAYMSGERVGSLTSYTSINGSWHSTLNQTNVLNAGTTHSTSGITLQLGEGRMSDDLRSLKPKRTIQFDVMTEGQAALHMPVPNSVRSRNK; encoded by the coding sequence ATGTCTTCGACACTGAAGGACACCGTGAGGGTCGACCTGGGCGGCCGTGAGGTAACGGTCCCGAAGGGCGGCCTGTACGACCGCTACCGGATGAACCCCGACCTCGACGAGATCGCCCGCGACCCCCGCGTCAGCAGCGTGGACTTCTTCCGCCAGCTGCCCAAGATCAAGGCGGACTCTCCGATCGGCCCCACGCTCACCCCGAACTTCTACTACGCGATCTCCACCACGCGGCTCACGATGATCGCGCCGACCCGGGCGATCCGCAGCCGACTGCCCGAGGAGCTCTCGCCGCTGGAGATCACGCCCGGCCTCGGTCTGGTCTCGGTCATGTTCTTCCGCTACGACGTGGCCGACATCGACTTCTACACCGAAGCCGCCGTCGGCATCGCCGTAAGGCCCGCCCGGCACGGCAAGTTCGGCTTCTTCGACCTCGTCACCGGGCTGAAGAACGAGCACCTCTACTCCTACGTGCTGTCTCTTCCCGTTAACTCGGACATCGCCCAGGTCCGCGGCCACGACGGCTATGGCTTCCCCAAGTGGGTCACCGAGCTCGACGTCGACATCGACGACCATCGGACGACCGCCCGCGTGGCCAACGACGCCGGCGGAGTCGACCTGTCGCTCCTGGCGAACACGCCGGCCCAGAGGGCCTACATGAGCGGAGAGCGCGTCGGCTCGCTCACCTCGTACACGTCGATCAACGGCTCGTGGCACTCCACGCTGAACCAGACCAACGTACTGAACGCCGGCACGACGCACAGCACCAGCGGCATCACCCTGCAGCTCGGTGAGGGCCGCATGTCCGACGATCTGCGGTCGCTCAAGCCGAAGCGGACCATCCAGTTCGACGTCATGACCGAAGGCCAGGCCGCCCTCCACATGCCGGTGCCCAACTCGGTCCGGAGCCGGAACAAGTAG
- a CDS encoding NADH:flavin oxidoreductase/NADH oxidase family protein yields MTSELFSPLTLPSGQVLKNRIAKAAMEENMAAQGQLPDWQLLSLYQRWAAGGTGLLITGNVMVHAQALTGPAGVVLDEHAPLKPFADWAKAGKSGGGSIWMQINHPGRQVASDMPGVVWGPTDIGVSLGKHSSRFGRPTAMTPRQILETVARYAVTARRAEEAGFDGVEIHAAHGYLLSQFLSPLVNKRTDEWGGSLENRARMLLDIVRAVRAAVSSSFTVAVKLNSADFQRGGFGADDARQVIEMLAPLGVDLVELSGGSYESPAMTGRPADDRTQAREAYFLDLAADLVKTSPLPVMLTGGITRRVTAEKVLDSGVSVLGMGTALAITPDLPERWRQGREADRAMRPVTWSDKALASAASMAQVRHQMRRLARGRRTKPGTHPTIALVSERRKQQRALRSYRAWLAQPRATQA; encoded by the coding sequence ATGACCAGCGAGCTGTTTTCGCCGCTGACCCTGCCCTCCGGCCAGGTGCTGAAGAACCGGATCGCGAAAGCGGCCATGGAAGAGAACATGGCCGCACAAGGCCAGCTCCCCGACTGGCAGTTGCTGTCGCTGTACCAGCGCTGGGCCGCCGGCGGTACCGGCCTGCTGATCACCGGAAACGTGATGGTCCATGCCCAGGCGCTGACCGGGCCCGCCGGTGTCGTGCTCGACGAGCACGCCCCCCTGAAGCCCTTCGCCGACTGGGCGAAGGCGGGCAAGTCCGGCGGCGGATCGATCTGGATGCAGATCAACCACCCCGGGCGGCAGGTCGCCTCGGACATGCCCGGTGTCGTGTGGGGCCCGACCGACATCGGCGTCAGCCTTGGCAAACACAGCAGCCGCTTCGGCCGCCCCACCGCCATGACCCCCCGGCAGATCCTCGAGACCGTGGCGCGCTACGCGGTGACCGCCCGACGCGCCGAGGAAGCCGGTTTCGACGGTGTCGAGATCCACGCCGCCCACGGCTACCTCCTGTCCCAGTTCCTCTCCCCCTTGGTCAACAAGCGCACCGACGAATGGGGCGGTTCGCTGGAAAACCGGGCCCGGATGCTGCTGGACATCGTCCGCGCCGTCCGTGCAGCCGTCTCCTCCTCCTTCACGGTCGCGGTCAAGCTCAACTCCGCCGACTTCCAGCGTGGCGGTTTCGGCGCCGATGACGCCCGCCAGGTGATCGAGATGCTCGCGCCCCTTGGCGTCGACCTGGTCGAACTGTCCGGCGGCAGCTACGAAAGCCCCGCCATGACCGGCCGCCCCGCCGACGACCGCACCCAGGCCCGCGAGGCCTACTTCCTCGACCTCGCCGCGGACCTCGTCAAGACCAGTCCCCTGCCGGTGATGCTCACCGGCGGCATCACCCGCCGCGTCACCGCGGAGAAGGTGCTCGACAGCGGCGTATCGGTTCTCGGCATGGGCACCGCGCTCGCCATCACCCCCGACCTCCCCGAACGCTGGCGCCAGGGCCGCGAAGCCGACCGAGCCATGCGACCGGTGACCTGGTCCGACAAGGCCCTCGCCTCCGCCGCCAGCATGGCCCAGGTGCGGCATCAGATGCGCCGACTCGCCCGCGGGCGCAGGACCAAGCCCGGCACCCACCCGACGATCGCCCTCGTCTCCGAGCGCCGCAAGCAGCAGCGTGCTCTGCGCAGCTACCGCGCCTGGCTGGCGCAGCCCCGGGCCACCCAGGCCTGA
- a CDS encoding NAD(P)-dependent oxidoreductase, which produces MKLTVFGATGGVGHEIVRQALASGHQVTAVVRDAARLTVDDPALRVVTAGLNDPEALRPAVAGRDAVLSGVGARAIKHAGVATTCTRTILRALEAEGVRRFLAVSAAPIGPVPPDETLLLRAVTPLISRVYRNVYADLTTMEDEIRRSTTDWTVVRPPKLTNKPMTGVYRTALGANLRGGNAIGRADVAHAMLRMTDDASTLKQAVGIAY; this is translated from the coding sequence ATGAAACTGACCGTTTTCGGAGCGACCGGGGGCGTCGGGCACGAAATCGTCCGGCAAGCGCTCGCATCCGGCCACCAGGTGACCGCAGTGGTCCGCGACGCCGCTCGACTGACCGTCGACGACCCGGCCCTGCGGGTCGTCACCGCCGGGCTGAACGATCCAGAAGCCCTGCGGCCGGCCGTGGCGGGCCGCGACGCGGTGCTGTCAGGCGTCGGCGCGCGCGCCATCAAGCACGCAGGCGTCGCCACCACGTGCACCCGGACGATCCTGCGGGCCCTGGAGGCGGAGGGGGTGCGCCGCTTCCTGGCAGTGAGCGCGGCTCCCATAGGCCCGGTGCCGCCCGACGAAACGCTCCTGCTGCGCGCCGTGACCCCACTGATCTCGCGCGTGTACCGCAACGTGTACGCGGACCTGACGACGATGGAGGACGAAATCCGCCGGAGCACCACCGACTGGACGGTCGTACGGCCGCCCAAGCTCACCAACAAGCCCATGACCGGCGTCTACCGGACCGCGCTCGGCGCCAACCTGCGCGGTGGCAACGCGATCGGCCGGGCGGACGTGGCCCACGCGATGCTGCGCATGACGGACGACGCCTCGACCCTGAAGCAGGCAGTGGGCATCGCGTACTAG
- a CDS encoding TetR/AcrR family transcriptional regulator — protein sequence MKPARARILDAADQLMRTIGLARATTKEIAREAGCSEAALYKHFASKEDLFLHVLQERLPKLGPLLVELTEEPAGHSVEENLVTVVRQAATFYESTFAIGASLFAEPALLRRHAEGVHALGSGPHHPIDALSGYLRAEREAGRIAPDADTDAAAALMMGACLQRAFLKAFPGSEPVRPLDEFARAVARTVFAGLRPLPSG from the coding sequence GTGAAGCCTGCACGGGCCCGCATCCTCGACGCCGCCGACCAGCTCATGCGCACTATCGGGCTCGCCCGTGCCACCACCAAGGAGATCGCCAGGGAAGCCGGCTGCTCGGAGGCCGCGCTCTACAAGCACTTCGCGAGCAAAGAAGATCTTTTCCTCCACGTCCTCCAGGAACGCCTCCCGAAGCTCGGTCCGCTGCTCGTCGAGCTGACCGAAGAACCCGCCGGCCACAGCGTCGAGGAGAACCTCGTCACGGTCGTCCGGCAGGCCGCGACCTTCTACGAGTCCACCTTCGCGATCGGCGCCTCGCTCTTCGCCGAGCCTGCGCTACTGCGCCGCCATGCCGAGGGCGTACACGCGCTGGGCAGTGGTCCGCACCATCCGATCGATGCGCTCTCCGGCTATCTGCGCGCGGAGCGTGAGGCCGGCCGGATCGCGCCGGACGCGGACACCGACGCAGCTGCGGCGCTGATGATGGGCGCTTGTCTGCAGCGCGCGTTCCTCAAGGCGTTCCCGGGCAGCGAGCCGGTCCGTCCGCTCGACGAGTTCGCACGGGCAGTGGCCCGCACGGTCTTCGCGGGCCTGCGCCCGCTGCCGTCCGGCTGA
- a CDS encoding ATP-binding protein, translated as MRKRGKATQPLSPVPHNAAAARDMVTRLLNSRFCGMHGESLADVVVADALLVTSELVTNAFRHGGGLTEFTAEITDEGLLVVVGDTSTRTPLVPDNDATEPPRIGGYGWPLVRRLADKVTITLHARGKHITALVPLA; from the coding sequence GTGCGAAAGCGCGGGAAAGCGACGCAACCCCTGTCACCGGTGCCGCACAATGCCGCCGCAGCGCGGGACATGGTCACCAGACTGCTGAACTCACGCTTCTGCGGAATGCACGGGGAAAGTCTGGCGGACGTGGTGGTCGCAGACGCGCTCCTGGTGACCTCGGAGTTGGTGACAAACGCATTCCGCCACGGCGGCGGCCTCACCGAATTCACCGCGGAAATCACCGACGAAGGACTCCTCGTCGTCGTCGGTGACACCAGCACCCGCACACCGCTCGTCCCCGACAACGACGCCACGGAACCACCACGGATCGGTGGCTACGGCTGGCCACTGGTACGACGCCTCGCCGACAAGGTCACGATCACCCTCCATGCCCGAGGCAAGCACATCACCGCGCTGGTTCCTCTGGCCTGA
- a CDS encoding STAS domain-containing protein has protein sequence MSSDELVVAVEPSADGVVLISVRGSLDGWSDGDRLVDALTKAAEDRGRRTVVDLSGLTFADSTALHALLHGRRSHAAAGVPLVLAGPMNVKVLRLFEVTGTQEAFQFASSVEQARTC, from the coding sequence ATGTCGAGTGATGAACTGGTGGTGGCTGTAGAGCCCTCGGCCGACGGTGTAGTGCTGATCAGCGTCCGGGGCAGCCTGGACGGATGGTCGGACGGCGATCGGCTGGTCGACGCTTTGACCAAAGCCGCTGAGGACCGAGGCAGGCGGACCGTCGTGGACCTGTCCGGTCTGACGTTTGCCGATTCCACGGCACTGCACGCCTTGCTGCACGGCCGGCGCAGTCACGCGGCAGCCGGCGTACCGCTGGTGTTGGCGGGCCCGATGAACGTCAAGGTACTCCGCCTGTTCGAGGTCACCGGAACGCAGGAAGCCTTCCAATTCGCGAGCAGCGTCGAACAAGCGCGCACGTGCTGA
- a CDS encoding PP2C family protein-serine/threonine phosphatase, producing MQCNDAAQILLPAALPGTPLADVAPGWLFAAHEAMRPTGATAAHDADTPLSGGIDGRRFEAHPSARADGTVAWWLVDDTDHQLARDALLMERERTAFLAKASSTLLSSLNLGRCMDVTAQLAAENLADAALAIAPARGYRLPVVTCLRGGTPTTSQETVDPDDVPGLGEALRGFPPVPSRWIDPACAPAWMIPDGFGPIGSIVITPLPGHGVPAGALVLLRKADSASFTDEEEVFARLFAARAGAAMSAARLYAEQTAITEVLMRELLPPTLHQIAGVDFAGSYRPSADHERIGGDFYDVYPATVEGEASLVTLGDVCGKGLEAAVLTGKIRNTLHALLPMADDHQRMLTLLNTALLNSHNTRFATLVLASAARRGSNVELGLTSAGHAKPLVIRADGTVEEADTCGRLVGVMPTVPANTTTITLAPGESCILYTDGITEAHGGPLGDTQFGEERLKRALAGCAGMPSEGIVEHIQMLASQWLGNRRHDDMAVVAISAPRTHHLSAVDGHTRGRYTA from the coding sequence GTGCAGTGCAACGACGCCGCACAGATACTGCTGCCCGCAGCCCTCCCCGGCACGCCCCTGGCGGACGTGGCCCCGGGCTGGCTGTTCGCGGCCCACGAGGCGATGCGTCCGACCGGCGCCACTGCCGCCCACGACGCCGACACACCGCTCTCCGGTGGGATCGACGGTCGCCGTTTCGAGGCGCACCCCAGCGCCCGCGCCGACGGCACGGTTGCCTGGTGGCTGGTCGATGACACCGACCACCAGCTCGCCCGTGACGCACTCCTGATGGAGAGAGAACGGACCGCGTTCCTCGCGAAAGCGTCCAGCACGCTGCTCTCCTCCCTCAACCTGGGACGCTGCATGGACGTGACCGCGCAGTTGGCCGCCGAGAACCTCGCAGATGCCGCCCTGGCCATCGCGCCTGCCCGGGGCTACCGGCTGCCGGTGGTGACCTGCCTGCGTGGTGGCACCCCCACCACGTCACAGGAAACGGTGGACCCGGACGACGTCCCCGGCCTCGGCGAGGCGCTGCGGGGATTCCCCCCGGTGCCCTCGCGGTGGATCGACCCGGCTTGTGCCCCGGCGTGGATGATCCCCGACGGCTTCGGGCCCATCGGCTCGATAGTGATCACCCCGCTACCCGGGCACGGCGTCCCTGCCGGTGCCTTGGTGCTGCTTCGCAAGGCGGACAGTGCCTCCTTCACCGACGAGGAAGAAGTCTTCGCCCGACTCTTCGCGGCGCGTGCGGGGGCTGCGATGTCAGCTGCCCGCTTGTACGCGGAGCAGACGGCTATCACCGAGGTGCTGATGCGGGAGCTGCTTCCCCCGACCCTGCACCAGATCGCCGGGGTGGACTTCGCCGGCAGTTATCGCCCGTCGGCCGACCATGAGCGGATCGGCGGGGACTTCTACGACGTGTACCCCGCCACCGTCGAAGGGGAAGCCTCGCTCGTCACGCTCGGGGACGTGTGCGGCAAGGGCCTGGAGGCCGCTGTCCTCACCGGCAAGATCCGCAATACCTTGCATGCTCTGCTGCCCATGGCCGACGACCACCAGCGCATGCTGACGCTGCTGAACACCGCGCTGCTGAACTCCCACAACACTCGGTTCGCGACGCTGGTTCTGGCCTCCGCCGCCCGTCGGGGCAGCAACGTCGAGCTCGGGCTCACCAGCGCCGGACATGCGAAACCGCTGGTCATCCGCGCAGACGGGACCGTGGAGGAGGCTGACACCTGCGGGCGGCTGGTGGGGGTCATGCCGACCGTTCCCGCCAACACCACGACGATCACCCTCGCACCGGGGGAGTCCTGCATTCTGTACACCGACGGAATCACCGAGGCCCATGGCGGTCCGCTGGGTGACACCCAGTTCGGAGAGGAACGCCTCAAGCGCGCCCTCGCCGGGTGCGCAGGAATGCCGTCCGAGGGCATCGTGGAGCATATTCAGATGCTCGCGTCCCAGTGGCTCGGCAACCGCCGTCACGATGACATGGCCGTCGTCGCGATCTCTGCACCGCGTACCCACCATCTGAGTGCGGTGGATGGTCACACTCGGGGCAGGTACACCGCATGA